From the genome of Ictalurus furcatus strain D&B chromosome 4, Billie_1.0, whole genome shotgun sequence, one region includes:
- the eea1 gene encoding early endosome antigen 1 isoform X3, producing the protein MVFRRTEKRTRQSARTTEGPQTDGQVGIEDSELEMKLHEAETEKFNIKQMKDLFEQKAAQLATEIVDIKSRYDEEKSLREVAEHKVSSLQQDLQRERQEKDKLQTELLQRPGVEDVEVLKRELVQVQTLMDNMTREREEESARIKNEYEQLQRNFTTSEIRKLETTVSKLKAELEKGPQEAAVYTQQIHQLQSNLDNLQQQSQMLSAKLARREKENQELEERLGQEQVSKKNLQASLHQRDLELQESQARASAGEASVSRAQAELTERGEEVRRLRKELAELEKSQQDLKAERKQLQQQRDERESQTLQQQGEISQLHGKLLETERQLGEVQGRLKEQRQLAGEKLKDREQQVAEFQLKLSRLEEQLKESTTKSTDLQHQLDKSKQQHQELQAVQQSTNGKLREAQNDLEQVLRQIGDKDQKIQNLEALLQKSKASLSQLEAEREDLCAKIQAGEGEAALLNQLQEKNHALQEQISQLTEKLKNQSESHKQAQENLHEQLQEQKSQLRSAQDRYQSLECNVTDLTAQLTQSKERLTQLDTQLKAKTEMLLSAEAAKTAQRADLESHLETAQHALQDKQQEVSKAQAQLEEQARRLQDKQEKCLQLESSLKEIREKLLAAEQKTDTLESQAKKAEAELVELRSGREQTQKAQQRQQQQISELEKRNKELSCQLDTEKEGAAALQVELQKKSSALGDTQKHVEKLKQEHSDIKTRLEQLTEEGLLQKAELEKKVQGMNTEHQKTQQERDAQAIELQKVKKDLSKASTALKESQTLLEKEKKSSTAALEEKEKAHQKAQQELQKNAEATAKELSTVKAQLGNMTESEKGLRAQLKELSAQLKQSQDALKDKEKNIQQVQTQLKTAQGSFSEEVKKLQSQVAELQTAQTKKVEELTKLEEQMTVLSEQLSSEKNHSAELQKTCDCTKESLDKLQSDYYGKESEVSALRQDLKVREEKLALTQEELVASTNQLNNHEARIEELKTGHAALEKDLKKRDEKLKQQEEALRELQKQQELMQEELKKERSQVEELREAQSGLEKERSRLSAELKALADKSEKELKDLQAAKQLLLQQKVDLQGRADAIQAALEQEKKAHQNTRESITQSQQQHKAETDKLHKQLALEAKAKEEVEKRKEEAEAKLTMQVSALNENVATLKREWQSSQRRVSELEKQTDELRGEIAVLEATVQNNQDERRALLERCVKDEGEIEKLQAKVVEMRRKLDDTTAAMQELGRENQSLQIKQSQTLTRKWAEDHEVQNCMSCGKGFSVTIRKHHCRHCGNIFCAECSAKCALTPSSKKPVRVCETCYEELQG; encoded by the exons ATGGTTTTCAGGAGAACTGAAAAAAGAACTAGACAAAGTGCAAGGACAACTGAA GGACCTCAGACTGATGGCCAGGTAGGCATAGAGGACTCAG AACTGGAGATGAAACTCCATGAAGCTGAGACCGAAAAGTTCAACATCAAACAGATGAAAGACCTGTTTGAACAGAAAGCAGCCCAGCTGGCCACTGAGATTGTAG aTATCAAGTCACGCTATGATGAGGAGAAGAGCCTGAGAGAGGTGGCTGAGCACAAAGTGAGCAGCCTGCAGCAggacctgcagagagagagacaggaaaaagaCAAACTGCAGACAGAACTG CTGCAGAGGCCGGGAGTGGAGGATGTGGAGGTGTTGAAGAGGGAGCTGGTGCAAGTACAGACGCTGATGGACAACATGACTCGTGAAAGGGAGGAGGAATCTGCACGGATCAAAAATGAGTATGAACAGCTGCAGAGGAATTTCACTACCTCAGAG ATTCGTAAACTGGAG ACAACTGTCTCTAAACTGAAGGCAGAACTGGAGAAGGGTCCCCAGGAGGCTGCGGTGTACACGCAACAGATCCACCAACTACAGAGCAACCTGGACAACCTCCAGCAACAGAGCCAG ATGCTGTCAGCAAAGCTGGCACGACGGGAGAAGGAGAACCAAGAACTGGAGGAGCGCCTGGGCCAGGAGCAGGTGTCCAAGAAGAATCTGCAGGCCAGCCTTCACCAAAGGGATTTGGAGCTGCAGGAGAGCCAAGCACGCGCATCAGCAGGAGAGGCCTCCGTCAGTCGGGCTCAGGCTGAGTTAACTGAACGTGGGGAAGAGGTGAGGCGCCTCAGAAAGGAGTTGGCTGAGCTCGAGAAGAGCCAGCAGGATCTGAAAGCCGAGCGCAAGCAACTCCAGCAGCAAAGGGATGAGCGAGAGAGCCAGACCCTGCAGCAGCAGGGCGAGATCAGCCAG CTGCATGGGAAGCTTCTGGAGACGGAGCGGCAGCTGGGTGAGGTGCAGGGCCGGCTGAAGGAGCAGAGACAGCTCGCAGGAGAGAAACTCAAAGACCGTGAGCAGCAGGTTGCTGAATTCCAGCTCAAACTTTCCCGATTAGAAGAACAG CTAAAAGAGAGCACTACAAAGTCCACTGACCTGCAGCACCAGCTGGACAAATCCAAACAGCAACATCAAGAGCTGCAAGCTGTCCAGCAGAGCACCAACGGCAAGCTACGAGAAGCGCAG AATGACTTGGAGCAGGTGCTGCGTCAGATTGGTGATAAGGACCAGAAGATCCAGAATCTGGAGGCCCTGCTGCAGAAAAGCAAAGCCAGCCTGAGCCAGCTGGAAGCTGAAAGAGAAGATCTGTGTGCCAAGATCCAGGCAGGAGAGGGGGAAGCTGCTTTACTCAACCAACTTCAGGAAAAGAATCACGCTCTACAGGAGCAG ATAAGTCAGCTTACGGAAAAACTGAAGAACCAGTCAGAGAGTCATAAACAAGCCCAAGAGAACCTCCATGAGCAGTTACAAGAGCAGAAGAGCCAGCTGCGCTCAGCACAGGACCGCTACCAGTCCTTGGAGTGTAATGTAACAGATCTCACTGCCCAGCTCACCCAGAGTAAGGAGAGACTTACCCAACTCGACACCCAG CTAAAGGCTAAGACAGAGATGCTGCTGTCAGCTGAAGCCGCAAAAACTGCCCAGAGAGCAGATCTAGAGAGCCATCTTGAAACAGCCCAGCATGCACTGCAAGACAAGCAACag GAGGTGAGTAAGGCTCAGGCTCAGCTAGAGGAACAGGCCCGTCGTCTGCAGGACAAACAGGAAAAGTGCTTGCAGTTGGAGTCCAGTCTGAAGGAGATCAGAGAGAAGCTGCTGGCTGCGGAGCAGAAGACCGACACACTGGAGAGCCAAGCCAAG AAAGCAGAAGCTGAGTTAGTGGAGCTGCGCTCAGGAAGGGAACAAACACAGAAGGCACAACAAAGACAGCAGCAGCAAATTAGTGAGCTGGAGAAGAGGAATAAGGAGCTCAGTTGCCAGCTGGACACTGAAAAAGAAGG TGCTGCAGCTCTGCAGGTGGAGCTACAGAAGAAGAGCTCAGCTTTGGGAGATACGCAAAAGCATGTAGAGAAGTTGAAACAGGAGCACAGTGACATTAAGACGAGATTGGAGCAACTCACAGAGGAAGGACTCCTGCAAAAGGCAGAGCTGGAGAAGAAGGTCCAGGGGATGAACACAGAGCACCAGAAAACCCAGCAAGAGAGAGATGCACAGGCTATAGAGCTGCAGAAGGTGAAAAAGGATCTTAGCAAGGCTTCCACAGCCCTGAAGGAGAGTCAGACCCTGctggagaaagagaagaagagcaGCACAGCAGCCCTAGAAGAGAAG GAGAAAGCTCACCAGAAGGCCCAGCAGGAGCTTCAGAAGAATGCAGAAGCAACAGCTAAGGAATTGAGCACAGTCAAAGCTCAATTGGGGAACATGACAGAG TCGGAGAAGGGACTTCGGGCGCAGCTGAAAGAACTGAGTGCCCAGTTGAAGCAGTCTCAGGATGCACTGAAGGATAAGGAGAAGAACATCCAGCAGGTCCAGACACAGCTGAAGACAGCCCAAGGATCCTTCAGTGAGGAAGTGAAAAAACTGCAGAGCCAAGTGGCAGAGCTGCAGACCGCTCAAACAAAGAAG gTGGAGGAGTTGACTAAGCTGGAGGAACAGATGACTGTgctgtctgaacagctgagttCAGAGAAAAACCACAGTGCAGAGCTGCAGAAAACATGTGACTGCACCAAGGAGAGCTTGGACAAACTACAGTCCGACTATTACGGCAAGGAATCGGAAGTCTCTGCTCTGCGCCAGGACCTCAAG GTACGTGAGGAGAAACTGGCTCTGACTCAGGAGGAACTGGTGGCCAGCACCAACCAGCTGAACAATCACGAGGCCCGAATTGAGGAGCTGAAAACAGGACATGCAGCACTGGAGAAAGACTTAAAGAAGAGGGATGAGAAGCTCAAACAGCAGGAGGAGGCTCTACGAGAACTACAGAAGCAGCAG GAGCTGATGCAGGAGGAGCTAAAGAAGGAGCGTTCTCAGGTGGAGGAGCTGAGGGAGGCTCAGAGTGGGCTAGAGAAAGAGCGGAGCAGGCTAAGTGCTGAACTCAAAGCTCTGGCAGACAAGAGTGAGAAG gagctGAAGGACCTGCAGGCAGCGAAGCAGCTCTTGCTTCAGCAGAAGGTAGATCTACAGGGCAGAGCGGACGCGATCCAGGCAGCACTGGAGCAGGAAAAGAAAGCGCATCAGAACACCCGCGAGTCCATCAcgcaatcacaacagcagcacaAAGCAGAGACTGACAAACTGCATAAACAGCTG GCATTGGAGGCGAAGGCTAAAGAGGAGGTGGAGAAGCGGAAGGAGGAGGCCGAGGCAAAGCTCACAATGCAGGTTTCTGCGCTTAATGAGAATGTTGCCACGTTGAAGCGAGAGTGGCAGAGCAGTCAGCGACGTGTGAGCGAGctggagaaacagacagatgaATTGCGTGGAGAGATCGCTGTGCTTGAAGCCACTGTGCAGAACAACCAAGACGAGAGACGTGCCCTGCTTGAGAG GTGTGTGAAGGATGAGGGCGAGATAGAGAAGTTACAAGCCAAAGTGGTGGAGATGAGGAGAAAACTAGATGACACCACAGCAGCCATGCAGGAGCTGGGCAGAGAAAATCAGTCCTTACAG ATAAAGCAGTCGCAGACCCTCACACGGAAGTGGGCAGAGGACCATGAGGTGCAGAACTGCATGTCCTGTGGGAAAGGTTTCTCCGTCACCATCCGGAAG CACCACTGTCGTCACTGCGGGAACATCTTTTGTGCCGAGTGCTCAGCCAAGTGCGCCCTGACACCGTCCTCTAAGAAGCCGGTGCGGGTTTGTGAGACCTGCTACGAGGAGCTGCAGGGCTAA